ATTTAAAGTTCTTGCAgtaaaaatcctttagaaaGTTTGGTTCCTCTCACCTGTTTTTTTGCAACATTATTAGATTGTTGTTACTGAAGTATCAATTTAGCTGTCTGAGGTGGAAGTGGTAGCAAGTAGCGTCTACTTTAAAGGGAATCTCAATGTTTAAAGGAAAGTTAGTGTTGAAGCTTGGAAAAAATGTATCTTGagcaaaaatctgttttatttttggatgttataacatctgatttttttttttcttcattaacTAGCAAATGCTAATATTTAGATTCGTTTCCTGGCTCTTTGAAACTTGATTTTATAAGATGAaattgaaggaaaataataataataactggaAGTGTTGCTTACATTTGCATTCAATTCCCTTTACTCCGATACTTCTGAATACAATCCAGCGCAACCACCcgccttcagaagtcatctaattagtGGAGCCCGCCTGAGTGCTGTTTGATCTCTATATAATTtaagatgttctgtgaaggccttagaggtttgttagagaacgtcagcaaacaaacagcatcatgaggaccaagaaacacagcagacatgtcagggagaaagctgtggagaagcagctttataaaacaataacctaagctttgaacatctcacgcaGCGTTGTTCAATCCATtgtctgaaaatagaaagagtataACACAgctacaaacctaccaagacttgTTCATCCTCCTGAACTAAAAGGCAAGGGCAGCATTTGTTGGAGAAGCAGCTAATAAGTCAATTGTAActagaggagctacagagataaACTGCTCAGGTGAGATAACAGTAGACAAAATAACTGTTAgttatgcactccacaaatctgcccTTTATAGAAGAGCGGCAAGAAGGAAATAATTGCTAAAACAAGGCCTAAAGAAGGGCTGTtcccagtttgccacaagccatgtaagtGGCCAACTTGGAAAACACTGTCTGAAGACTAAAGTCACCCTGAATATATCATTCCTACCCCAAAATATGGTggtgtcagcatcatgctgtggggatgctttcttcgctgaagcaacaaagcagtactggagaaaaatctgtaagaggctgcaaaagacactGCAATTTATTGGTTAAATATTGAAAAACCTCATAAATATGTTctgctttctgtttttgcatcACATAAAACGGTAGGAATACTTCTGAATGGACCCTATAAGTATAATATGTTTCCTCTGAAAAGTAATCAATTAACTATTATGTGAAATAGCTGCATGGCAGAGTATAATAAACCAGAAAGTAGACTGAAATAGAAGCTTTCCACCAAAatatgagttgtttttttttaaattgcttgACTTTTGTGTTTAATAGTATTTAAAGTCTGatttattttgtacatattGCATATAAAACTGTTAACATCATGACTCAGAAACTCTAATCTCAGGAGGAAAATAGTCACCTTTTAATTGATTGCatcttttttaattaattgtcATACAAGCTATAGAAATTTAAAAAGGCTAAAActggaaagaaaacattaacATCAGCATCCATCCATACAGTGTCAGTACATACATACACTTGTGTGCACACAGGCATACAGAAAGAATTACATAAAATTTGGCATAGAAAGTTTAAAACAAGAGAAATATTCTCAACAAAGGCTGTCAGTAGCACACAGTAAGGGGGAAACTTATACTGTTACATAAAGCAGACCCAAGATAAACTCCACCGGAGTAAACATTCACATAATCTGACTAAAACTATCGTCATTAAAAATGAATCCTCAGATTTtaccacaaagaaaaacattatttaataagAAAGAGCACATCGCTTTTCCTTGCCCATCAATGTGATGAGACAGTAAACCCACACTGAATGAGTAGGATGGAAATACATTTCCTACATAGTGAGGGAGATAACAGGTCCCCTCAGATCTCAGAGTGTCTACCACGGCCTCCACACAgctcctctgctgctgctgctgctgctgtcctgCTGTGTGCTGGTTCTGAGTGGGGAGCAGCTGCTGGCTCTCTCTGTCTGATGAAGAGTCTGGTCTTGCTGCTGGAGGATCTGCTGAGATCCAGCAGAGAGCTCTGTGGCTGATCCAACAGATAGAAAATGCATAGAGTCCCTCAGGCAGTGGGAGTAACTCTGGCTGAAGTCGCCGTGACAGAAGCCTGACTGCAGCTGCTGCCTCAGGAAGCTCACCGTCATCTCCAGGATATCAGCTTTCTCCAGCTTGGAGTTGGGCTCCTGCTTGTGGAACTCCTTCTCTAGGATGACTTTGAGTTGCTCTATGCAGGTGTTGATACGGTCCCTGCGCATTTTTTCCACTATAGGTTTTCTTAACTAAAAAAGAACAGGGAGACAGGTCAGAAAACCAATCCAAACTAAACTTTTTACACTAAAATCTGCtttcaaaaccacaaaaaaaaggtttatactTACTTTGATGTTGTCTCTGTCAGACATCCTCAGGTGGGGAACAGAGTAGCTGTTGGGGCAGGGAGACATGTCTGTGCAGATGAACTGAGGTGCTTCTCACAGACAACACACTTGGCTCTGATgtctctggatgagctgctcgTGGTTTTATACTACCTCATTAGCATAACAAAACCATGTGGCTCAGGCCAGGCTGGGGTTCCCACACTCTGTCCAGTAGGACTCCCTGTACAACAATGGAGGACGCGTCAATAAATCAGAGAAAACATATCAGCGCCTGGTGTGGTTCACAAGATAAGCAACAGGTAATTAAAAGTGTATCAAGGGGTCATCTGAGAATTTGTCATGTCAGATTgagattttttaaatgcaatgaaGGGAAGTGATATGGAAAATGGATCATGATTATACAAAAGCCTTCAGATATTTCCTTTAGACTCTGAACTGTTGGATTTGGATAATCTGTAACTAATTACTCATCCTTGTATCCTTCCAGCATATCTCCTTACTCAAAACTGTTGCACTCTGTCTTCATTTATTTGTGGTCACGTTTGAATTTTTGTGTGGTCACAGAGGAAATCTGCTATTACAAGTTCTTTTGCCTGAGGGTCTGCAGACCCGGTGTCAAATTAGTGTCCTCAGTGGCAAGACGAGTGGGCTGATCATATCCCCCAGAGGGTCTGTATCGCTGGATGGCTCCAGATGTGTGGCTGGCCTTGTGGGAGCAATCCGGTCTCTTCGTTTTCCCAAAATCAGGATGAATGTGTGCAGCTCTTCGATGATCCACTGGGAATGTTAATTGATCCTCTGTCACGAAACAAACAGAAACCCTGTGCCTGGGTCCATCTGGGAAGATCAAGGCCACAAGCTTCTGGCACAGTGCGCCTTGCATAGTTTTGTTTAGTGTTTTCAGGCACCATCTATAGTTTTTTTGAGATCTAAATACTCAGTAAGGTTATATACTTCTAAAGGTGCACGAGTGATAGAATGATTACATTGTTTATGCAGCATGTGGTATGATAATCTGCCAGTCTAATATATGTCACAatatacagtggcttgcaaaagtattcatatcccttaaccttttacactttttgtcacattacaaccacaaacgtcaatgtattttattgggatttactgtgacagaccaacacactgTGCATAATTATAtactataatttatttattatttcagtgTAAAGCTCTGCAGTTGTTGTTCTGCTGTTGATGCATTTGGCAGACACTTTTGTCCATAGCAACTTCCAAATGAAGATATTACCATTCAGTgaagtgtggcttgcatttgtacaggtccttctcaaaacattagcatattgtgataaagttcattattttccataatgtcatgatgaaaatttaacattcatatattttagattcattgcacactaactgaaatatttctggtcttttattgtcttaatacggatgattgtggcatacagctcatgaaaacccaaaattcctatctcacaaaattagcatatttcatccgaccaataaaagaaaagtatttttaatacaaaaaatgtcaaccttcaaataatcatgtacagttatgcactcaatacttggttgggaatccttttgcagaaatgactgcttcaatgtggcgtggcatggaggcaatcagcctgtggcactgctgaggtcttat
This DNA window, taken from Girardinichthys multiradiatus isolate DD_20200921_A chromosome 1, DD_fGirMul_XY1, whole genome shotgun sequence, encodes the following:
- the her12 gene encoding hairy-related 12 — its product is MSPCPNSYSVPHLRMSDRDNIKLRKPIVEKMRRDRINTCIEQLKVILEKEFHKQEPNSKLEKADILEMTVSFLRQQLQSGFCHGDFSQSYSHCLRDSMHFLSVGSATELSAGSQQILQQQDQTLHQTERASSCSPLRTSTQQDSSSSSSRGAVWRPW